TGGATGCGTTGGTATGACCATTCGCATGGCAATCAAAACAAGCAACGCCACGGCTTGGAATTTTAGTACGACGATCGTCTGTTTGATTAAACTGTTGTTGTGGGAACGGTGTCACTAATAACCTTAAACCTTCTAATTGCTTAGGATTTAGTATTCCGTTAAAAAGCTCAAAATAGTTATTAATGGTGACCAATTTTCCTTGCGATACATCGCCTAAATCAGGTCGCGTTGTCAGGAAAATAGGTGCTGGGAAAGGGGGTAAGAAATGATCAGGCAAATCAAAATCCAAATCAAAACGAGTTAAATCGCGATTTTCCTGTTTATTAATTTCATCAATTGCGAATTTGGGAAAAAGCATGCCTCCTTCAGGATGATTCGGATGAGGTAACGGCAAAAATCCTTGAGGATATACCCCTTTTTCTTTAATCTCATCTGGCGTCATTTTGGCCAGCATATCCCAAGTGATGCCTTCAGGCAGCTTTACGCGCACGCCTTCCTGAATAGGCTTTCCATTTGACATTTTGGTATCAGTGGAAGGTTTGTTGCTCATGATGCATAAGCGTCCTGTTTCTAAACCATTTTTTTCAATACACCACGGATCAATAAAGTTATGTGCGATGAGCGATGGGCCGTCTTTGCCGTTGACAATGAGTATCGCTTACTCTAGAGTACGTGCCTTCACCGGGGGTGCTTTGCAGTGATGCAAGGCTGAGAAAAACCCTTATAACCTGCTCTGGTTAAAACCTGCGGAGGGAGTGTGAGACCAGACTATTTATATAGCAGCTCCGCTATGCTGTCTCCATTCCTTTCACTATTTTTTAGTCAAGGATATTATGCGAGACCCTTTTTATAAATTCATGTTGATCACTCATCGACAACAGATTTCATTGCCAGCCTATTTACGTTTTATCGAACAGTGCGTTGCCTCAGGTGCCGGTATAACCAGTGTGCAACTTCGTGAAAAGAAGGCGTCTTTCCAAGAGTTATTGCCCTTTGCCTCCGAACTCCATGCACTTCTAAAGTCCTATCAAATTCCTCTGATTATTAATGACAATATTAAGCTCGCCCTGGAAATAGATGCTGAAGGGGTGCATTTAGGTCAAACTGATGGCTCGCCTGTGCAAGCCAGACAAGTTTTAGGTGCAAATAAGTTGCTGGGTTTGTCGATTGAAAGTGAAGAGGAGTTGGTACGAGCGAACAATTACGAGCTAAACTATATTGCAGCGAGTGCTGTTTTTGCGAGCAAGCATAAGCATAATCTTCGACGACTTTGGGGGATTGATGGTGTGAGGGAATTGGCCCGATGTTCTTTACATCCCATAGTTGCTATTGGGGGTATTCATCAATTGAATGTCATTGAAGTACTCTCCGCTGGTGCAAAAGGCATTGCTGTTATTGAAGCTCTTCATGATGCAGAGGAACCTGCGGTGATGGCCCGAAAACTCCGTTATTTAATAGAAGGAAGAGAATATGCTGGCGTTAATGAATGAATTAGAGTTATCAGTAGTCAATTTACGCCAAGAAAAACCACTTGTCTTATGCTTAACCAATGTTGTTACCATGGATTTTATGGCGAATAGCTTACTGGCTTTAGGGGCTGCGCCATTAATGTCTGAAGCGGAAGAAGAAATTGAAGAATTAGTGAACATTAGTGATGCAGTGAATATTAATTTAGGAACCCTTCATCCCGCCTTTTGTGCAAGAATTCAAAAAGCTGTTGAAGCAGCGGCCGCACGAAAAAAACCAATAATTTTTGATCCTGTAGGCGCTGGGGCGAGTCAACTGAGGACAGATACTGCCAGAATGTTACTGCCTTATGTCAATGTAATTCGTGGTAATGCCAGTGAGATACTTGCTCTTGGAGGAGAACATAGTCATACCAAAGGAGTCGAAACAGTCGACAATGTCAGCACAGCCACGGATATAGCCAATCAACTTGCACAAGGAAATAAAATAGTTATTGTTAGTGGCCCTGTTGATTACATTACAGACGGCACACAAGCAAGTTATTTACCGTTTGGATCACCGTTAATGCCACTTATTACTGGGATGGGTTGTACATTGACTGCGGTGATTGCTGCTTTTGCAGCCTTGCAGAATGATTTCTATAAAGCGGCGC
The nucleotide sequence above comes from Legionella hackeliae. Encoded proteins:
- the thiE gene encoding thiamine phosphate synthase; its protein translation is MRDPFYKFMLITHRQQISLPAYLRFIEQCVASGAGITSVQLREKKASFQELLPFASELHALLKSYQIPLIINDNIKLALEIDAEGVHLGQTDGSPVQARQVLGANKLLGLSIESEEELVRANNYELNYIAASAVFASKHKHNLRRLWGIDGVRELARCSLHPIVAIGGIHQLNVIEVLSAGAKGIAVIEALHDAEEPAVMARKLRYLIEGREYAGVNE
- the thiM gene encoding hydroxyethylthiazole kinase, with amino-acid sequence MLALMNELELSVVNLRQEKPLVLCLTNVVTMDFMANSLLALGAAPLMSEAEEEIEELVNISDAVNINLGTLHPAFCARIQKAVEAAAARKKPIIFDPVGAGASQLRTDTARMLLPYVNVIRGNASEILALGGEHSHTKGVETVDNVSTATDIANQLAQGNKIVIVSGPVDYITDGTQASYLPFGSPLMPLITGMGCTLTAVIAAFAALQNDFYKAALMATAYFGLCGQLAYTKTKEPGSYKARFVDSLHAPDWPLFKGLLLAANHSE